From a single Nostoc sp. MS1 genomic region:
- the hflX gene encoding GTPase HflX, translating into MQNIYGNLQGIKSSHLKKLQRLYEERQPADRFITLEFAQTLAAITSEIHHPICCYINRRGQILRLAVGTPNQTQIPTDELPRRSAERLSGIRCIATQLQSKSPDDTALIAMALQRLDALVTLTVTDSQPEEAFLAYLIPDLEKPWIVSPPLSLEDITEQDFDELVAEWEKDISDAGGIVLPQNNNSDQDRVLLVGVKTDDISDQRFADGLAELVRLVESARGIVLDTMRQKRSQPHPQTVVGTGKVEEITLLAQKLGANLIVFDRDISPSQARNLENEIGIRVVDRTEVILDIFAQRARTQEGKLQVELAQLEYTLPRLRGRGREMSRLGAGIGTRGPGETQLETERRTIQRKIAQLQQEVNQLQAHRARIRQQRQQQEIPVVSLVGYTNAGKSTLLNILTHAEVYTADQLFATLDPTTRKVVITEPETQERRSILLTDTVGFIHELPPSLVDAFRATLEEVSEADALLHLVDLSHPAWESHIASVQEILGDMAATPEKVLLAFNKIDQVGSETLAGAQQQYPQAVFISATEKLGLETLKQQLLQLIDEKAGVEV; encoded by the coding sequence ATGCAAAATATCTATGGCAATCTTCAAGGCATAAAGTCGAGCCATCTGAAGAAATTACAACGACTTTATGAAGAACGGCAACCAGCAGATAGATTTATAACGCTGGAATTTGCTCAGACTTTAGCAGCAATTACTAGCGAAATTCATCACCCAATTTGTTGTTATATTAATCGCCGTGGGCAAATTCTGCGGCTAGCTGTAGGGACACCAAACCAAACCCAAATCCCGACAGATGAATTACCACGGCGTAGTGCAGAACGTTTAAGTGGTATTCGTTGCATTGCAACTCAATTGCAATCAAAATCACCCGATGACACAGCATTGATTGCAATGGCGCTTCAACGTTTAGATGCTTTAGTAACTTTAACTGTAACTGATAGTCAACCCGAAGAAGCTTTTTTAGCTTATCTCATCCCTGATTTAGAAAAACCTTGGATAGTTTCGCCTCCCCTCAGTTTGGAAGATATCACAGAACAAGATTTTGATGAATTAGTAGCAGAATGGGAAAAAGATATTTCTGATGCAGGGGGAATAGTTTTACCTCAAAATAATAACTCCGACCAAGATAGAGTATTGCTTGTAGGTGTCAAAACAGATGATATATCTGACCAACGATTTGCAGATGGACTAGCTGAATTAGTGCGACTTGTAGAAAGTGCTAGGGGAATTGTGTTAGATACAATGCGACAAAAGCGTAGTCAACCCCACCCGCAAACAGTAGTTGGTACGGGAAAGGTTGAAGAAATTACGCTTTTGGCACAAAAATTAGGGGCTAATTTAATTGTTTTTGACCGTGATATTTCCCCATCACAAGCTCGTAATTTAGAGAATGAAATTGGCATACGAGTTGTTGACCGCACAGAAGTAATTTTAGATATATTTGCTCAACGCGCTCGCACTCAAGAGGGTAAATTACAAGTAGAATTGGCACAACTTGAATATACTCTGCCTCGGTTGCGTGGTCGTGGTCGAGAAATGTCGAGATTAGGTGCGGGAATTGGTACACGAGGCCCTGGTGAAACTCAACTAGAAACAGAACGCCGGACAATTCAGCGTAAAATTGCTCAATTACAGCAGGAAGTAAATCAACTACAAGCACATCGCGCACGTATCAGACAACAAAGACAGCAGCAAGAAATTCCTGTTGTGTCGTTAGTGGGTTATACCAACGCTGGTAAATCAACTTTGTTGAATATATTAACTCACGCAGAAGTTTACACCGCAGACCAATTATTCGCCACCCTCGACCCAACAACGCGCAAAGTAGTAATTACGGAACCAGAAACTCAAGAGCGTAGGTCAATTCTATTAACAGATACAGTAGGGTTTATTCACGAACTTCCACCCTCGTTAGTAGATGCGTTTCGCGCCACTTTAGAGGAAGTAAGCGAAGCAGATGCTTTACTTCATCTAGTTGACTTGTCTCATCCAGCTTGGGAAAGCCATATCGCCAGCGTGCAGGAAATACTTGGAGATATGGCAGCAACTCCTGAAAAAGTGTTGCTTGCTTTTAACAAAATTGATCAAGTAGGTAGTGAAACTTTAGCAGGCGCTCAACAACAGTATCCCCAAGCCGTGTTTATTTCCGCAACTGAAAAATTGGGTTTAGAAACTTTAAAACAGCAATTGCTGCAATTAATTGATGAGAAGGCGGGTGTAGAGGTATAG
- a CDS encoding GNAT family N-acetyltransferase — protein sequence MASNYQIVEIDAAEATSRLLELSEILVDAVTSGASVSFMMPFTVTEAIAYWQTILPAVAQGDKILLVALVEGRAVGTVQLSLTTPPNQSHRADIAKLLVHRQARGQGIARSLMQRLEQVALSQGRTLLTLDTMTDSIAEQLYLSLGYVLVGKIPNYAYFPDGSLGDTSFLYKQLVAKSPSPAY from the coding sequence ATGGCAAGCAACTATCAGATTGTCGAAATTGATGCTGCCGAAGCTACATCTCGTTTACTAGAACTCAGTGAGATTCTGGTTGATGCTGTTACTAGTGGGGCATCGGTTAGCTTTATGATGCCTTTTACTGTGACAGAAGCGATCGCATATTGGCAAACTATTCTGCCTGCTGTCGCCCAAGGAGATAAAATTCTCCTAGTGGCACTTGTGGAAGGTCGAGCAGTCGGGACAGTTCAACTGAGTCTGACTACACCACCAAATCAATCACACCGAGCTGATATTGCTAAACTACTTGTACATCGCCAAGCTAGGGGACAGGGAATTGCACGAAGCCTGATGCAACGCCTAGAACAAGTTGCTCTTAGTCAAGGTAGGACATTACTCACACTGGATACTATGACAGATAGTATCGCCGAGCAGCTGTATCTTTCTCTTGGCTATGTTTTGGTGGGTAAAATTCCCAACTATGCTTATTTTCCTGATGGTTCATTAGGTGATACATCATTTTTATATAAGCAGCTTGTTGCTAAAAGCCCATCACCTGCTTATTGA
- the crtW gene encoding beta-carotene ketolase CrtW — protein sequence MVQCQASSLQSEQMVLYPSTIEERGANKGIFVAFGIIFIWAISLLFLFSLDTTRMNVVLLGIAIIWQTFLYTGLFITAHDAMHGVVYSKNIKINNFIGKLSLILYGLLSYKDLLKKHWLHHRHPGSDLDPDYHNVYPQNFFLWYFHFMKSYWQWTQFFGLVIIFHTVKNLFKIPEDNLTLFWMIPSILSSVQLFYFGTFLPHRRLEGGYNNRHCARSIGFPVFWSFVTCYHFGYHEEHHEYPHLPWWKLPEAYNAKTEVL from the coding sequence ATGGTTCAATGTCAAGCATCATCTTTGCAATCAGAACAGATGGTTCTGTACCCATCAACAATAGAAGAGAGAGGAGCTAATAAAGGTATATTTGTTGCCTTTGGAATTATATTTATATGGGCTATTAGTCTACTTTTTTTATTCTCATTAGATACAACTAGAATGAATGTTGTATTATTAGGAATAGCTATTATCTGGCAAACATTCTTGTATACAGGTTTGTTTATTACTGCCCATGATGCTATGCACGGTGTAGTTTATTCTAAAAATATTAAAATTAATAATTTTATAGGTAAATTATCTTTAATATTATATGGACTACTATCTTATAAAGATTTATTAAAAAAACATTGGCTACACCATCGACATCCAGGTAGTGATTTAGACCCTGATTATCACAATGTTTATCCTCAAAACTTCTTCCTCTGGTATTTCCATTTCATGAAATCCTATTGGCAATGGACACAGTTTTTTGGATTAGTGATAATATTTCACACAGTAAAAAATCTCTTCAAAATACCTGAGGATAATTTAACACTATTTTGGATGATACCTTCTATTTTAAGTTCAGTGCAGTTATTTTATTTCGGCACATTTTTACCTCACAGAAGGTTAGAAGGTGGTTACAATAACCGTCATTGTGCGCGGAGTATTGGATTTCCTGTTTTCTGGTCTTTTGTTACTTGCTATCATTTCGGCTATCACGAAGAACATCACGAATATCCTCATCTTCCCTGGTGGAAATTACCTGAAGCATATAATGCAAAAACAGAGGTATTGTAG
- the ilvA gene encoding threonine ammonia-lyase, biosynthetic produces MLCDYLVQILTARVYDVAQESPLEYAPNLSRRLNNKLLLKREDMQSVFSFKLRGAYNKMANLPPDLLTQGVIAASAGNHAQGVALGAKQLGTKAIIVMPITTPQVKVDAVKARGGEVVLHGDTYDDAYAYARQLEAEKGLTFIHPFDDPYVIAGQGTIGMEILRQYQQPIHAIFVAIGGGGLIAGIAAYVKRLRPEIKIIGVEPVDADAMHQSLKAGHRVRLSQVGLFADGVAVREVGEETFRLCQEYVDEIILVDTDDTCAAIKDVFEDTRSILEPAGALAIAGAKAYVEREQIEGQTLITVACGANMNFDRLRFVAERAEFGEQREAIFAVTIPETPGSLRKFCDCIGRRNLTEFNYRIADEKIAHIFVGMQIQNRADRAKMVQSFEDCGFETLDLTDDELTKLHLRHMVGGHSPLAHNELLYRFEFPERPGALMKFVASMSPNWNISMFHYRNNGSDYGRIVVGMQVPPQEMEEWQAFLDTLGYRYWDESQNPAYQLFLG; encoded by the coding sequence ATGCTTTGCGACTACCTCGTACAAATCCTGACTGCTCGTGTATATGATGTTGCCCAGGAATCACCACTGGAGTACGCCCCTAATCTTTCTCGCAGACTGAATAATAAACTGCTACTAAAGCGCGAGGATATGCAGTCTGTGTTTTCCTTTAAGCTGCGCGGTGCTTACAACAAGATGGCGAACCTACCACCAGATTTACTTACTCAGGGTGTAATTGCTGCATCTGCGGGAAATCATGCCCAAGGTGTGGCGCTAGGTGCGAAACAGTTAGGCACTAAGGCAATTATTGTCATGCCTATAACTACTCCCCAAGTAAAGGTAGATGCAGTTAAAGCCAGAGGTGGAGAGGTAGTTTTACATGGGGATACCTATGATGATGCCTATGCCTACGCGCGGCAATTAGAAGCAGAGAAAGGTTTAACATTCATTCACCCCTTTGATGATCCTTATGTAATTGCCGGACAGGGAACTATTGGTATGGAAATTCTCCGCCAATATCAGCAACCCATCCACGCTATTTTCGTCGCTATTGGTGGCGGCGGGTTAATTGCGGGAATTGCCGCTTATGTGAAACGCTTACGCCCAGAGATTAAAATTATTGGGGTTGAGCCAGTTGATGCTGATGCCATGCACCAATCATTGAAAGCTGGGCATCGGGTACGGTTATCACAGGTGGGTTTATTTGCCGATGGTGTAGCAGTGCGAGAAGTAGGGGAAGAAACCTTCCGCCTGTGTCAAGAGTATGTAGACGAGATTATTTTAGTGGATACAGATGATACCTGTGCGGCGATTAAAGATGTATTTGAGGATACCCGCTCTATTTTAGAACCGGCTGGAGCATTGGCGATCGCAGGTGCTAAAGCCTATGTAGAACGTGAGCAAATTGAAGGACAAACCTTAATTACTGTAGCCTGCGGTGCAAATATGAATTTTGACCGTCTGCGCTTTGTGGCGGAACGAGCAGAATTTGGAGAACAGCGCGAAGCCATCTTTGCAGTGACAATTCCCGAAACACCAGGGAGTTTGCGGAAGTTTTGCGACTGTATTGGCAGACGCAACTTAACAGAGTTTAACTATCGCATCGCTGACGAAAAAATTGCCCATATTTTTGTCGGGATGCAAATTCAAAACCGTGCCGATAGAGCCAAAATGGTACAGTCTTTTGAAGACTGCGGTTTTGAAACTCTAGATTTAACCGATGATGAACTTACCAAGCTTCATTTACGGCACATGGTAGGTGGACATTCTCCTTTAGCGCACAATGAGTTACTTTATCGGTTTGAGTTTCCCGAACGCCCTGGCGCGTTGATGAAATTCGTCGCCTCCATGAGTCCCAACTGGAATATTAGTATGTTCCACTACCGTAACAACGGTTCAGACTACGGGCGCATCGTTGTAGGAATGCAGGTTCCACCCCAAGAGATGGAAGAATGGCAGGCATTTCTTGATACCCTTGGCTATCGTTACTGGGATGAGAGTCAAAATCCAGCCTATCAGTTGTTTTTGGGTTAG
- a CDS encoding ferritin-like domain-containing protein, with protein MNLLTYMMHLVGSGAFAYYSAAQIRDSKTRPNILAGFQLAESGSVPFLIALSDRAAAEGDTWLAQKLQQHASDETRHGQIFAHGLKQLNKQVIDFKSQPQTTSTDKSQQQRSPFFAAFFEGYTAEQLKPAVIDWNVFMGSTYILELDASKDFARMANALPDDEPVSRNLKLGILSVAKDETSHAAYLYEAMTRRMSLTQVQKLIDEWRTRKVNASFAFASNLLQGKAPNRSLVQDSMAS; from the coding sequence ATGAATTTATTGACTTACATGATGCACTTAGTAGGTTCTGGTGCTTTTGCTTACTACAGTGCTGCTCAGATCCGTGACTCTAAAACTCGCCCTAATATCCTTGCTGGGTTTCAGTTAGCGGAATCTGGATCTGTGCCTTTTTTGATAGCATTAAGCGATCGCGCCGCCGCCGAGGGCGATACATGGTTAGCCCAAAAGCTCCAACAACACGCCTCAGATGAAACTAGGCATGGTCAAATTTTCGCTCACGGTTTAAAACAACTCAATAAACAAGTCATAGATTTTAAGAGTCAACCCCAAACTACATCTACAGATAAATCACAACAGCAGCGTAGTCCATTTTTTGCAGCCTTTTTTGAAGGTTACACCGCAGAACAACTAAAACCTGCTGTTATTGACTGGAATGTATTCATGGGTAGCACTTACATTCTGGAGTTAGATGCAAGCAAAGACTTTGCCAGGATGGCGAACGCATTACCCGATGATGAACCTGTTTCTCGCAACTTAAAACTGGGGATTTTGAGTGTCGCTAAAGATGAAACTAGTCATGCTGCTTATCTTTATGAAGCAATGACACGGCGAATGTCTCTTACCCAAGTACAAAAGCTGATAGATGAGTGGCGTACTCGCAAAGTTAACGCGAGTTTTGCATTTGCTAGTAATCTTTTACAAGGCAAAGCACCAAATCGTTCGCTAGTACAAGATAGTATGGCTTCATAA
- a CDS encoding isoaspartyl peptidase/L-asparaginase family protein, with protein MLCIVVHGGAKTISEEKVEANHAGCTAAAEAGWAVLISGGTAAESVEAAIRVFETDQTFNAGFGATLNSDGEVELDAAIMEGSLCWGGVAAVQGVRHPISVARKIMDDKPRLLVAEGAKRFATECGAEMCRKEALVADEQKQQWKEDQKVSDRPNTVVCVALDKSGTLVAGTSTGGTTHQQAGRVGDSAVVGCGLYADGKIGACSTTGNGESIIPVVLAKTAIDFLNGDRHPEEAAQMAIAALKSKVEGEAGCIILG; from the coding sequence ATGCTATGTATTGTCGTTCATGGTGGAGCAAAAACCATTAGCGAAGAGAAGGTTGAGGCTAACCATGCAGGTTGTACAGCAGCAGCCGAAGCTGGTTGGGCAGTGTTAATTAGTGGTGGTACAGCCGCAGAATCGGTTGAGGCTGCTATCCGTGTCTTTGAAACCGACCAGACATTTAATGCAGGTTTTGGTGCAACCCTTAACAGCGATGGAGAAGTAGAGCTAGATGCAGCAATTATGGAAGGCTCCTTATGTTGGGGGGGAGTCGCAGCAGTTCAGGGTGTACGTCATCCGATTTCGGTAGCAAGGAAGATTATGGATGACAAACCCAGACTGCTAGTAGCAGAAGGTGCTAAAAGATTTGCTACTGAGTGTGGAGCCGAAATGTGTAGAAAAGAGGCTTTGGTAGCCGACGAGCAGAAGCAGCAGTGGAAAGAAGATCAAAAAGTTAGCGATCGCCCCAACACCGTAGTTTGTGTAGCTTTAGATAAAAGCGGCACTTTAGTAGCTGGTACTTCTACTGGTGGTACAACTCATCAACAAGCTGGTCGCGTTGGTGATAGTGCAGTCGTTGGCTGTGGTTTGTATGCTGACGGCAAAATCGGCGCTTGCTCAACAACAGGTAATGGCGAATCGATTATCCCCGTAGTTTTGGCTAAAACTGCGATCGATTTTTTGAATGGAGACAGACATCCAGAGGAAGCAGCGCAAATGGCGATCGCAGCGCTGAAATCTAAGGTTGAAGGAGAAGCTGGATGTATTATTTTAGGTTAG